The following coding sequences lie in one Cronobacter universalis NCTC 9529 genomic window:
- the rcsF gene encoding Rcs stress response system protein RcsF, whose translation MRALPICLLAFILSGCSVLSRSPVEPVQSTASPQKSEPVRQKTVRPAPVKIYTNAADLVGKPFRDLGEVSGESCQASNQDSPPNIPTARKRLQINASKMKANAVLLHSCEVTSGTPGCYRQAVCVGSALSVPTK comes from the coding sequence ATGCGTGCTTTACCGATCTGTCTTTTAGCATTCATCCTGAGCGGCTGTTCCGTGCTAAGCAGATCCCCTGTAGAACCTGTTCAAAGCACCGCGTCGCCGCAAAAATCCGAGCCTGTTCGTCAGAAAACGGTTCGCCCCGCTCCGGTAAAAATCTACACCAACGCGGCCGATCTGGTCGGCAAACCCTTCCGCGATCTGGGCGAAGTGAGCGGTGAATCCTGCCAGGCCTCTAACCAGGACTCTCCGCCGAATATCCCGACGGCCCGTAAGCGTCTGCAGATTAACGCCTCTAAAATGAAAGCGAACGCCGTTCTGCTGCACAGCTGTGAAGTGACCAGCGGCACGCCGGGCTGCTACCGCCAGGCCGTTTGCGTAGGATCAGCCCTTAGCGTTCCGACCAAATGA
- a CDS encoding MetQ/NlpA family lipoprotein → MSFKFKTFAAVGALLGTLALAGCGQEEKDPNHIKVGVIVGAEQQVAEVAKKVAKEKYGLDVELVTFNDYVLPNEALSKGDIDANAFQHKPYLDQQIKDRGYKLVSVGNTFVYPIAGYSRKIKSLDELQPGAQVAVPNDPTNLGRSLLLLQKVGLIKLKDDIGLLPTVLDITENPKNLKIVELEAPQLPRSLDDDQIALAVINTTYASQINLTPAKDGIFVEDKDSPYVNMIVTREDNKDAENVKKFVQAYQSDEVNEAANKVFNGGAVKGW, encoded by the coding sequence ATGTCTTTCAAGTTTAAAACCTTTGCGGCAGTAGGCGCCCTTCTCGGCACGCTGGCCCTGGCAGGTTGCGGTCAGGAAGAAAAAGATCCGAACCATATTAAAGTGGGCGTGATTGTGGGTGCGGAACAGCAGGTTGCTGAAGTCGCCAAAAAAGTCGCCAAAGAGAAATATGGCCTGGACGTCGAGCTGGTGACCTTTAACGACTACGTGCTGCCGAACGAAGCGCTGAGCAAAGGCGATATCGACGCCAACGCCTTCCAGCACAAACCGTATCTGGATCAGCAGATCAAAGACCGCGGCTACAAGCTGGTTTCCGTCGGCAACACCTTTGTCTACCCGATCGCCGGTTACTCTCGCAAAATCAAATCGCTGGATGAGCTGCAACCGGGCGCGCAGGTTGCCGTGCCGAACGATCCGACCAACCTGGGCCGCTCCCTGCTGCTGCTGCAGAAAGTCGGTCTTATCAAGCTGAAAGACGATATCGGCCTGCTGCCGACCGTGCTGGATATTACCGAAAACCCGAAAAACCTGAAGATTGTCGAGCTGGAAGCGCCGCAGCTGCCGCGCTCGCTGGATGACGATCAGATTGCACTGGCGGTAATCAACACTACCTACGCCAGCCAGATCAACCTGACGCCGGCGAAAGACGGCATCTTTGTGGAAGACAAAGATTCCCCGTACGTGAACATGATCGTGACCCGCGAAGATAACAAAGACGCGGAAAACGTGAAGAAATTCGTTCAGGCTTACCAGTCTGACGAAGTGAATGAAGCCGCGAACAAAGTCTTTAACGGCGGCGCCGTCAAAGGCTGGTAA